The DNA segment AAACCAATGAGTAGCATCACCCGCTTTGATGTGAAAAAAGCGGATGAGCAGATGAAATCATTGGCGGATGAGATTAAAGTGGTTAAAAACCATTTGCGTCACCTGACAGAATATGCCATTGCCTGGTTCCAGAAGTTACTGGATAAATACAGCAAAGGCAGGGAGCGTAAAACGGAAATCCGTTTGTTCGACAGGGTGGAAGCATCGAAAGTTGCTTTGGCCAATGTGAAATTATACATGAACCGCGAAGATGGTTTCATCGGAACCGGTTTGCGTAAAGATGAGTTTATTGCAGATTGTTCTGATCTGGATGAAATCATCGTGTTCAGGGAAGATGGTAAATGTATCATCACCAAGGTTGCCGATAAGAATTTTGTGGGTAAAGGAATTCTTCATGCCCAGGTATTTAAGAAAGGTGATGAACGGACGATTTACAACCTGATTTATAAAGACGGAGCAAGTGGCATTTCTTATGTCAAACGTTTTGCGGTAGTGGGTGTTACCCGTGATAAGGAATACGACCTGACCAAGGGAAGTAAAGGATCTAAAGTTTTATACTTTACGGCAAACCCGAACGGAGAAGCAGAGATCGTAACGATCTTACTGAAACCACATACGAAGTTAAAGAAACTCCAGTTTGATCTGGACTATGCTGATATCGCGATTAAAGGACGTGGTTCGCAAGGAAATATTGTATCTAAGTACCCGATTAAAAAGGTCTTGCTGAAAAGTAAAGGTGTTTCTACCTTATCCGGATTAAAGATCTGGTATGATGACCTGTTGAGAAGATTAAATGTAGATGGCCGCGGTAAGTATCTTGGTGAATTTGATGGGGATGATAAGATCCTTCAGGTTCATAGAGATGGATGGTATGAGCTGAGTACTTTCGAACTGAGCAACCATTTTGATGCGGATTTGATTTTAATCCAGAAATTTGACCCGGAAAAACCATTTGCCGTCGTACAATATGAAGGAAAGGCTAAAAATCACTTTATCAAACGTTTTGTTTTTGAAGCGATTGGTGTAGGGAAGAAGCTGAGCCTGATCTCGGAGGAGAACGGATCGAAATTCCTGCACCTGACGAGCAATCCGGAAGCGATGCTTAAAGTGGATGTACTGAAAGGTAAAACACAGATCCCTGAAACATTGGAGATCTTATTGGCAGAATTTATTGATGTTAAAGGTATCCGTGCAAATGGAAACAGACTGACACAGCATGATGTTCAGCATATCGAGATCTTCAACCATGAGGAAGAAGAGTTGATCGAAGAAGGAAAAGCAGTAACTGAAGAGGAAACGACGGAAGATGGAGATTCAGAATCCACAGATCTGCCATCGGCAAGTACGGAGTCTGAACAGGAAAGAGAGGATACCGAGCCAGTTGAAGAAGATGATGTGGAGCCTGCGGATGTTCCGGAAATAGCGGAAGAAGTGTTGGAGGCAGCTGAGGATGATGCTTTGGAAGTAATTGAAGCGGAAACCCCGGAGGTTGCTGAGGAGGCAGTTCAGGAAGTCGTGGAGGAGAAAGAAGAAGAAATTCCTGTGAAGCGGACCACTGCAAAAACAAAGAAGGTATTGGTCGAAGAGACTGTTCCGGATGAGGCTGTTGTTGTAACACCAGTTGAAGAGCCGACTGTTGCGGAAGTTGTGCCAGAACCGGCTGTTCCGGAGCCTGTCGTTAAAAAGAAGGCTTTTACGGTGCCAAAAGCACCAAAACCAGTAGCGGAGCAACCTGTTGCTGAGCCGGCTGTTGAGGCGAAACCAGAAGAAAGTCTGCCGGTGGTGCCAGAACCTGTGGCGGAAAGCCCTGCAATAGAAAAAACGGAGCCTGTTGAAGAGAAAGCTGCTGCACCAGTGAAACCTAAAAAGGCCTGGGGCGAGACTAAACCAGTAAAAAATATCACATTAGAGATCACTAATCCTGATGATGTTGAAATAGACGATAAAGGACAATTGGGATTATTCTAATTTCCAATACCAACAAGAAAGCCGCCCTATGTTAAGGCGGCTTTCTTAGTATATAGATTTTTTTATTGGTTGTCTACATTTTGTTTAAGGGCAGTACGGATGGTTGCCGGGATGCTTGCAAAGAAGCTGTAGCCTGTTGCAGTTTCAATGCTGTTCACCGAAGTTCTGTAGGTCTTCCAGTCACTGTTAATGGTATTTGTATTTGGCGTATTGATGGCGATCACTCTTGTGGTGCTGGTAATTCTGCTAATGTCATTATTTCCATTTGGCAATACCACGATGATTTTCCACACATTAGATGGAACGGTCACATTACCATTGTTGATGGTATTGGTTACTCCGCCGTTTGAACCTGTACCACCTGTTCCATAAGAGCCGGCGATCACATAAACCTCATTGCCTGCACTTACCAGGCTACGGGTATAGCTTTCCAGACCTTCCCAGGTTTGTTGGTTGTTGTTGGGTGCCTGAGGAATCATATTCGTCATTAAGAAGGTAGAAGAGTTGGCTGCAGTCGAAGAAGTCCTGTCGCCGGAAGGACAATTGTGTCCTCTGTCAAATCCTGATCCCGAATAACTGCTGTTTTGTACCTGATACCAGCCTGAAGGTAAAGCGGAATCAGCCCTGAAATCATTCGTTCTTGGAGTGCTTCCAATATCGGACGACTGGATATGCCAGCTCACCCAGTTTGGTGTACCTCTGTCGCGGTTATAAGCGATGGTATAATAGGTCTGATCCATCAGATAATTATTCGGAGAGGTAATGTTTGCTACTGCACCATTCGGATTACCCAGTAATAAATGGCTGTCATCTCCTGCGGTTCCTCCACCCGGGTTTGTTCCTCCTCCGGTACCAGTGGTTACACTGATGTTGTCGATGTTAATCCGGTTGGTGCCGCCTGAAACTTTGCGTATAGTCAGACGGATATTGCCGGTATTGGTGATCTGGAAAGTTGCGGTTTGTAAAGTAGAACTGCTACTGGTAATGGTACTGCCAACTTGTGTGTAACTTGTGCCACCATTTGTGGAGATCCATAGCTGCCAGGTACTGGAAGCATCTGATCCATATTTGGCATGATCAATTTTAACGGTTGTGCTGTCGCTCGCACTGATGTTAAAGTTCATCTTAAGGGAACCAGTGTTCCTGACTCTTGCCGATTGGCTTCCAGATTTTACATCTGCAGCGGTGTTTCCAATCAGGGCGTCGTCCAGGGTCCAGGAGCCTGAGCCCAGGGTAACAGAAGCCGAAGCATAAGCGCCTTTGCTGCCGGTTTCAAAGCCTTCTGCCAGCAATTGAGTACTTTCTGTACGGACCGATGGACTGGTTGAATGCTGTTGTTCTGTAAACTCCGGTTGAGCTTCTTTTTTACAGGAGGCGAGGACCAGGCATAGCATGCCCAGTACATAGCAATGTTTCATGAAATTTTTCATAGGGATAGGATGATGGTTAAGATTCTATAGCATAAGTAGTGACTGCAATACAGGTGTTGTCTGGTAGGAATGCCGTAATGATGATCGGAACTTTCACGCCGTCTTCGATCCGGGTGACCTGGATTCCGGAGAAATTGCCTTTTAGAAAAGTATGAAGCTCCTGAAATTTGTTGGCATTTGCCACAACAATATCGTCGTTAGGATCGGCACTTTTTAAGATTTTTTCGAAAAAATCTTCCGGTTTTACGCTGATTAAGGCTTCAGGAGCTGCCGCGTTCAATTCTGCAAGCTTTGCATTCAGTTGTTCTTTTGGAAGGGCTCCGAGCTGCTCAATGACTAAAGGGGCCTCAGATTCACTTAGGTAGAAGAGTCCCTGAATCTTAGTCGACAATTCTGGTAAAATTTGGTTTTCCATGGGTAGATGGGGTTATTTTTTATTAAAGATAACCGCTAATCTCTAAGAAAGTACATCCCTAAAAAAGGTAATAATTATTTCATGATTTTTTAACCAAAAACCGGCGACATGATTTGCCGGAAATTGTGAATTGCATATGTTCAGAAGAGGGAAAGAGAAATGTGAAGACCTGGGCTGCTTCACATTTCTGCGTTCAATATTATTTTTTAGTCATTCCAAATGTCCTGATGTATATACCATGTTCCGGCGATATATTTCCAGACATACATATAGTGTCCTTGGGCAACCAGCTGCCCTTCCCCCGCAAAAAGAAGATAATTTCCTGTTTCATAAGCGAAGTTTCCTTCAATGCTAATCTCCCTGGTGGAAAAGTCTCCTTTATTGATCCCCTGATTGAATACTGCTCCAAAAAATTCGCTGATCTTTTCTTTGCCTTGAACTGCAGGCTGTTTCGGTGGATAAATGAGGGCATCTTCCGTATAAAGTTCAGACAATTGCACATTATTTTTCTCATTTACATATTGGTTAAATTGCTGATTTCTGAGGGCTACTTTTTCTTTCATTTCTTTAATTTTATTTGAAATGCTAAATTCGGTGCTATTAATTGTAATGTCAATATGGGACAAAATTGTCCTATCCTGCGATGAGAAGGGAATACCTATGAAAAATAAGATCCGTGTAGCCGAAAATAAAATATGCGCCCTGGAACATGCTGTAAATACCATTAGCGGAAAATGGAAGATTCCTATTGTCTGGCATTTGCAGCAGGGGCTGAGACGTCCAAGTGACTTTTTTTATCATATTGCTGATATGAACCGCAGGGTTTTAAGCCGGCAATTAAAGGAATTGGAAGAAAGTGGGCTGGTGACAAAACACATTGTTAAACTGAAGCCATTGGAAGTGGAGTATCACTTAACTGAAACCGGAGATAGTCTGGTTAAGATATTATGGCAATTGGATGCCTGGGGAGAGAAATTGTTGGCTCAGGAGCCGAGTTCAAGCTGATTTTTTACGAGTTCATAATAAGTGCCTTTAGATTTGGTTAAAGAGGCATGATTGCCTTGTTCTACAATTGCACCTTTGTTCAACACGATAATTTGATCTGCGTTTCTTACGGTACTTAAACGGTGGGCGACAACAATAACGGTTCGGCCTTTAAAAAAGGACTCCAGGTTCTCCATAATTTTCTTTTCATTATTTGCATCCAAAGCATTGGTCGCCTCATCAAAGAAAATATACTCCGGATTTTTGTAGACTGCTCTGGCAATCAATATTCTTTGCTGTTGCCCCTGACTTATTCCTTTGCCTGCAGCTCCGATTTGGGTAGCTAAGCCAAGGGGTTGCTCTTCGATGAAATCACGGATATTGGCTGCATCTATAGCATGTAATAACCGCTCTTTATCAGGATACTCGTCGCCAACGGCGATGTTTCTTCCAATCGTGTCAGAAAAGATAAATCCATCTTGCATCACAATTCCACACTTGCTTCTCCAATAGCTATTACTGATTTGTTGAAGGTTGGTCGATCCGACATTGATCTCTCCGGTTGAGGTCTCATAAAATCTCAATAATAATTTTAAGATCGTCGTTTTTCCACTTCCACTCATTCCTACAATCGCAGTGGTCTTTCCTTCAGCAATATCGAAACTGAGATTTTGAAAAACGGGTTCATTACCCGCTCCGGGATAGGTGAAGCTCAGGTTGTTGAGGCTGATGGTTTTCTGCTCCGGAAGTTCTTTGATAAAAGAACGGCCGGCAGGTTCTTCATCTGAGAGCGCATGAATTTCATTGAGTCTTTCGAGGCTGATTTTAGCATCCTGAAACTGTTGGACGAAACCTAGTAATTGTTCTATCGGACTGTTTAGCTGACCAACAATATATTGTATGGCCATCATTGCCCCCATACTGAGTTGTCCATCGATAACAGATTTGGCAACAATCAGGGTGATCAGAATGTTTTTCCCTTCATTGATAAAAAAAGTACCGAATTGCTGATATTGGCCAACGACGAGGCTTTTAATGCTGAACTTGAATAACCCGGCCTGTATTCTTTCCCATTCCCAACGCTTTTGCAATTCACAATTGTTCAGTTTAATTTCCTGCATTCCCGTGATCAGCTGAACTACATTGCTTTGGTTTGCAGAGGAAATGTCGAAACGTTTAAAGTCGAGTTCTCTTCTTTTTTTAAGGAAAAATACAGTCCATAAACTATACAAAACATTGAATATCATAAAAATGATGAAGATATTCAGATTGTAGTAAGCGAGAACAAAAGTGAAAATAAGCAGATTGAATAGTGAAAAAATGGTGTTCAGTGAAGAGCCGGTAAGAAAGCTTTGTATCCTCGACTGATCAGTCATCCTTTGCATAATGTCGCCAGTCATTTTGGTATCAAAAAAGGCCATTGGCAATTTCATGAGTTTAATCAGAAAATCGGTAAGGATGGTGATGTTGATTCTGGTACTGATGTGCAGCAGAATCCATGACCTGATGAAATCTATGCTGAGCCTTCCTAAAAAAAGCATGGTTTGCGCAATCAGAATGATATAAACGAAGTTCAGATTTTTGGTGTTTATACCGATATCTACCACAGCCTGGGTGAGGAAGGGTAAAACCAATTGCAGCAGACTTCCGACAGTGAGACCGATAATCAGTTGCCGGATCAGGGGCCCGTATTTCAAAAGATGACTTAGAAAATAACGTAAATCGACTGTGCTGGAAGGATCTCCCTGTTGCTCGTAAAAATCAGGGGTAGGGGAGAGAAGTAAGCCAATTCCTTTAAATTGATCCTCATTGTGGGGACTTGTCCAGGAATCGGCCATTTCAGCCAGGGTATACTGAAGCCGTTCTCCGGCAGGATCTGCGATAAAAAAAACAGGCTTTTTAGTATGCGCACCAGTGATCTTGTAAAGGACAACAAAATGGCTTTGTTTCCAGTGTAAAATACATGGAAGCTCAATCTCTGCCAGCTGTGCCAGACTCAGTCTGACACCAGTGGCCTTAAAACCTAAGTTTTTTGCGGCCTCACTGATGCCCAGTAAAGAAACCCCTTCTCTGTTGATTCCTGAGATCTCCCTTAAACGTTGTAAATTATAGTTCCTTCCATAATATTTTGCAACCATGCGCAAACAGGTAGGCCCGCAATCCATTTGATCAACTTGTTTATAGAAAGGGAACTTTTTCAAGATACAGGCTTATTTAGCAACAGGTTCAGGTTTACGTTTTAATGCCGAACGGTACAGGTCATAACAGATGGCCTCTTTTTTTCTTGGGTTTACAGGAAAAAGTCTGTTCATGGACATATGTATCAAACCGAAGATCACTTTTTCAGTCATTTCGATTCCAGGGATAATGTCCTGTAACCTCCATTGTCTTTCCTCAAAAATGGAATGGATATCAGGATATAAACCGGCCTTGCCAGCCATTATTTCTGTAACCTTAGCTTTGTTCTGTTCAAAGAAAAGATTAACCCCTTTAAAATCAGCATTACTTAAATGATATTCTTTTCTAAATTGCGCATTTGTATTTTTGATGAAACTTGCCTTCTTATCGGCTTCTTCCTGGCTAAAAATCATGGATAGATAGCGATGGATATTGTACAGGCCGGACAGCCAGCTGATTTTTTCTTCTTTATGGGCTGAGGACAGCAAAAGTCTTAGTTTTAAAATGGCTTCACTGTCGACCTGAAATAGATCTTCTACAAGGTCCATGTTTTGATGTCCATATCGCTCCGTTTCCGGGCTATATCCATCGTAGGCAATTTTGCCTACATAACCAAGATGAATCAGGGCTTTAAAGTTTTCATTCAATAAGGCAATTGCAATGCTGATATCCTTCGGATCCGAGAATTTAAACCTTAACCTGAAATGAGGTTCAGGATCTTCATACCGGATATAGAACCATTTCTGAAAAGAACGGATCTCCTTTATTTCCGGCAGAAAATCATTCAGGGTTTGAAGAATCAGCGCTTCGGCGTTCATGGAATTGAAGTATACTTTTAAATAAACCCATTCTTCTCCGGGTAGGTAAGTCTTCTTTTCAGGCTGTAGGAAGGGTTCCTGAAGGAGATTTGAATCGCGTTCATTATGGGGATGATAATAAGAAAAGAGCAACTCGTTGGTATAACTATGCTGACCATCGGAAACGTATTGGTTGTTGCTGTTATTGACATCTTCTGTAAAAAGAAGCGCGTCTTTCTTTTTGATGTCCTTAAAAAGCATCTTTAAATACAGTTCTAATTCCAGATTTAGCAACAAGAGGTTGTCTGCATCTCCGTAAATAACCTGCGCGGGAATTTTGTGTTGTTTACAAATCAGTTGCAAACTGTCTTTAAATGCTTCAAAGGACTGTAAGTTCAAGGTTTCTTTTCTGATATTCCAGCTTGCCGGGGCCATGAGGATGTTTTTATCGATCACCAGTCTTGGCAAATGGTCGAGTTCCCGGAGCATTCCCCAATCCCATAATAAGGTGTTTTGATTTCCCTGATGTTGATAATCACCCAAAAAGCTAATTACCGGAAGTTCGTCAACGCCGTAATTATAGGCGGTAGTCATGTATGGTACGATTTCCTTTTCCAGTTTTTTAGAAAAGAGGATTAATCTGTTCTCTTCATTCAGATTTAGGTAGAGGTCGTGCAGATCCAGGTATTTTGAACTGTTGGTATTGGCTGGAGCATCAGCTACATGAAGACTCCAGGACCTGTTGAAATTCTTTAGATTAACGTTAGCTGTTTTAATCTGTCCGATATGTTCCACTTCTGCACAAATGGCATCTTTATAGAATTCCTCCTCTTTCCTGACAATCTCTGTAATCAACTGGCCAATTGATTCATTCAGGTGAGAAAACCTTCCGTAGACGTTTGCTGCGGAAGGAGCATGAAGATCAAAAGGATAGAGCAGGTAATCTCCGTTGTCGAGTGATTCCGCACTATCCGTACTTAATTTACACAATACCGTATGTGTCAGTGGAAGCCGGGCATTGGTGTTTTTTTCGAATGGTTTCAACTCTTCAATTGATAAGGAGATTTCGTTCGTTCCATTTGCGATGGCTTCTTTGTATTTTCCTAGGAGAAAGCGGGACCAGTTGTTGAAGAAATATTGTAAGGTATCTGATTCTTCTGAGGCAGAACTGCCCAATCTTGGCAGGAGTTCATCGCTTTTGTTATGGTTTATGTTCCGGCTAACAGGATATCCGATTCCGGTATCCGGATCAAGCGCATGAAGAAGGGGAATGGATCTGCCCTCATATCGCCTGGAGAATTCTTTTTTGAATGCTTCCAGTGCCGGTCCTCTATAGCTTTCATGGATTTTACTCATAGACTGTAATACCCGTGCTAATTTGTAGGCTATATTTTTATTGATATGGCCATCTAATGTTTTAAAGCAATCGATTTGTAAAAATGAGCTGTCTTCTTCCAGTCTTTGAGTTGCTATGAGAAGTTCCTTGATCCGGTTAAGGTGAACAATTGCTGCGGTTGCAGAACTGTCTCTGAGCTGCTGCATTTCTGTTTTTAACGCAGCAATCAATGTGGTTATCTCTACATAATCTTCTGTGGCAAAGTCCGGACTGTTTAAAAGTTCAGAGAGTTTATCCAGGACATTGACATCATTCATCCTCAGGTCGAGTTCTGATAAAAGCAGTCCATTTTCCAACAGGTCATCAAGATATTCATGAATGTCTTCTACGTCCAGTTCCGGTTCAATAGAGAGGATGTAGTTACTGATTTCCTTTTTGTTTTTTCCTGATTTACAGAATTGTAACACTTCGTAAATGATCTCATCAGGATCCATCGAAGATAATTTAAACTTCCGTATGTTTTTTTCTACCCTATGCTCTATGTACCTGATTTTTCCATTAAGCGTATACACGGAATTATTTGTGTATAACCGGCTCAGCATTAGTGTACGGGGAATCTTTTTCAGGTGTTCAATGAGTAAATTTGCAACCTGGGCGTCAAGCCTGCTGTGTTTTTCCAGGCTACCTTCTGAAGGATTAATGGCAGAGCTGTGTTGGGCTAAATTTAGCGCCGTGATATAAGCCATGGTTCCATATGGAGTGGCCCGCTGACACAATCTGTTCAGATATCTTAAAAGACTTATCTTTATTTTCTCATCATAAAAAATACCCTCCTCATTTTGTTCCCTGATCAAGAGGGTATAAAAACCAGGAGCAGCAATGTAGATGGATTCTAATAGTATGTCAAGGATGTATTTGTCCAGAGGCTCATGATTGCTGATCTTCTTTTCAATGTCCTGAAGGAGAGAGACAGGTAAAACCGGAAGTCTCATGATTGCTTTTTGAAAGATATGCATGGCTTAGCTGAATTGTTTTTTTAGTAAATGAAGGACCTTGGTTTTTTCTCTGTAATTTTTTCCAAGATTAAGGATCACTATTTCCTTTATCGCAGTTCCTGAAGTCAGCTCCAGGATACGTACATGGAGTTCTTGAGGAGTGCAGCTTATAATTTTCTCCGGTTGAAGCTGACTTTTTTCCTGAAGAGATCTTAGGAATGCATTGTTTTTTGATTTATTTTCAGAGCAATAAACGGCAATCGCCAGGGCTTTTTTACAGGCCTTATCCGGGCTTTTAATCAGTTCCTTTTCCGTCGTTCTCAATGTAGTGGTGGTATGGAACAGAGAACGGCAATAATTGATTTTTCCCAAAGGATAATGATGGATATCTTCAAAGGAAGAGTTGAGCATCCATAAAGAAGGTTTGCTGGTTTCTGCAATCGGTGGAGGAATGGTTAATCCGGAAGGTGTTTCCTGGCTCCTCGCATCCAGCAGGTTTAAAAGCTCCAGCACCTTTTCGGGAAATGAAGGTTCTTCTTCGTAATGCGCCCCTAATAATTGTGCTCCGAGATGAGCCGGAAGGAGCGTTTTACATAAACCAAGGTCAATTCTGCCCGGAAATAAAGTGGAAAGCAGCT comes from the Pedobacter sp. FW305-3-2-15-E-R2A2 genome and includes:
- a CDS encoding helix-turn-helix domain-containing protein; the encoded protein is MKNKIRVAENKICALEHAVNTISGKWKIPIVWHLQQGLRRPSDFFYHIADMNRRVLSRQLKELEESGLVTKHIVKLKPLEVEYHLTETGDSLVKILWQLDAWGEKLLAQEPSSS
- a CDS encoding nuclease A inhibitor family protein is translated as MENQILPELSTKIQGLFYLSESEAPLVIEQLGALPKEQLNAKLAELNAAAPEALISVKPEDFFEKILKSADPNDDIVVANANKFQELHTFLKGNFSGIQVTRIEDGVKVPIIITAFLPDNTCIAVTTYAIES
- a CDS encoding DNA/RNA non-specific endonuclease, translating into MKNFMKHCYVLGMLCLVLASCKKEAQPEFTEQQHSTSPSVRTESTQLLAEGFETGSKGAYASASVTLGSGSWTLDDALIGNTAADVKSGSQSARVRNTGSLKMNFNISASDSTTVKIDHAKYGSDASSTWQLWISTNGGTSYTQVGSTITSSSSTLQTATFQITNTGNIRLTIRKVSGGTNRINIDNISVTTGTGGGTNPGGGTAGDDSHLLLGNPNGAVANITSPNNYLMDQTYYTIAYNRDRGTPNWVSWHIQSSDIGSTPRTNDFRADSALPSGWYQVQNSSYSGSGFDRGHNCPSGDRTSSTAANSSTFLMTNMIPQAPNNNQQTWEGLESYTRSLVSAGNEVYVIAGSYGTGGTGSNGGVTNTINNGNVTVPSNVWKIIVVLPNGNNDISRITSTTRVIAINTPNTNTINSDWKTYRTSVNSIETATGYSFFASIPATIRTALKQNVDNQ
- a CDS encoding peptidase domain-containing ABC transporter, with the protein product MKKFPFYKQVDQMDCGPTCLRMVAKYYGRNYNLQRLREISGINREGVSLLGISEAAKNLGFKATGVRLSLAQLAEIELPCILHWKQSHFVVLYKITGAHTKKPVFFIADPAGERLQYTLAEMADSWTSPHNEDQFKGIGLLLSPTPDFYEQQGDPSSTVDLRYFLSHLLKYGPLIRQLIIGLTVGSLLQLVLPFLTQAVVDIGINTKNLNFVYIILIAQTMLFLGRLSIDFIRSWILLHISTRINITILTDFLIKLMKLPMAFFDTKMTGDIMQRMTDQSRIQSFLTGSSLNTIFSLFNLLIFTFVLAYYNLNIFIIFMIFNVLYSLWTVFFLKKRRELDFKRFDISSANQSNVVQLITGMQEIKLNNCELQKRWEWERIQAGLFKFSIKSLVVGQYQQFGTFFINEGKNILITLIVAKSVIDGQLSMGAMMAIQYIVGQLNSPIEQLLGFVQQFQDAKISLERLNEIHALSDEEPAGRSFIKELPEQKTISLNNLSFTYPGAGNEPVFQNLSFDIAEGKTTAIVGMSGSGKTTILKLLLRFYETSTGEINVGSTNLQQISNSYWRSKCGIVMQDGFIFSDTIGRNIAVGDEYPDKERLLHAIDAANIRDFIEEQPLGLATQIGAAGKGISQGQQQRILIARAVYKNPEYIFFDEATNALDANNEKKIMENLESFFKGRTVIVVAHRLSTVRNADQIIVLNKGAIVEQGNHASLTKSKGTYYELVKNQLELGS
- a CDS encoding LLM class flavin-dependent oxidoreductase, encoding MMKQIKLGLLEFGELYKNQYDYPGLLKYVQCADELGFQRIWFAEHYHDNVAFSNPEALLPMLASSTKKISIGTGGILLKYHSTYRIATFYKLLSTLFPGRIDLGLCKTLLPAHLGAQLLGAHYEEEPSFPEKVLELLNLLDARSQETPSGLTIPPPIAETSKPSLWMLNSSFEDIHHYPLGKINYCRSLFHTTTTLRTTEKELIKSPDKACKKALAIAVYCSENKSKNNAFLRSLQEKSQLQPEKIISCTPQELHVRILELTSGTAIKEIVILNLGKNYREKTKVLHLLKKQFS
- a CDS encoding DUF4440 domain-containing protein, with translation MKEKVALRNQQFNQYVNEKNNVQLSELYTEDALIYPPKQPAVQGKEKISEFFGAVFNQGINKGDFSTREISIEGNFAYETGNYLLFAGEGQLVAQGHYMYVWKYIAGTWYIHQDIWND
- a CDS encoding lantibiotic dehydratase, translating into MHIFQKAIMRLPVLPVSLLQDIEKKISNHEPLDKYILDILLESIYIAAPGFYTLLIREQNEEGIFYDEKIKISLLRYLNRLCQRATPYGTMAYITALNLAQHSSAINPSEGSLEKHSRLDAQVANLLIEHLKKIPRTLMLSRLYTNNSVYTLNGKIRYIEHRVEKNIRKFKLSSMDPDEIIYEVLQFCKSGKNKKEISNYILSIEPELDVEDIHEYLDDLLENGLLLSELDLRMNDVNVLDKLSELLNSPDFATEDYVEITTLIAALKTEMQQLRDSSATAAIVHLNRIKELLIATQRLEEDSSFLQIDCFKTLDGHINKNIAYKLARVLQSMSKIHESYRGPALEAFKKEFSRRYEGRSIPLLHALDPDTGIGYPVSRNINHNKSDELLPRLGSSASEESDTLQYFFNNWSRFLLGKYKEAIANGTNEISLSIEELKPFEKNTNARLPLTHTVLCKLSTDSAESLDNGDYLLYPFDLHAPSAANVYGRFSHLNESIGQLITEIVRKEEEFYKDAICAEVEHIGQIKTANVNLKNFNRSWSLHVADAPANTNSSKYLDLHDLYLNLNEENRLILFSKKLEKEIVPYMTTAYNYGVDELPVISFLGDYQHQGNQNTLLWDWGMLRELDHLPRLVIDKNILMAPASWNIRKETLNLQSFEAFKDSLQLICKQHKIPAQVIYGDADNLLLLNLELELYLKMLFKDIKKKDALLFTEDVNNSNNQYVSDGQHSYTNELLFSYYHPHNERDSNLLQEPFLQPEKKTYLPGEEWVYLKVYFNSMNAEALILQTLNDFLPEIKEIRSFQKWFYIRYEDPEPHFRLRFKFSDPKDISIAIALLNENFKALIHLGYVGKIAYDGYSPETERYGHQNMDLVEDLFQVDSEAILKLRLLLSSAHKEEKISWLSGLYNIHRYLSMIFSQEEADKKASFIKNTNAQFRKEYHLSNADFKGVNLFFEQNKAKVTEIMAGKAGLYPDIHSIFEERQWRLQDIIPGIEMTEKVIFGLIHMSMNRLFPVNPRKKEAICYDLYRSALKRKPEPVAK